A DNA window from Parabacteroides johnsonii DSM 18315 contains the following coding sequences:
- a CDS encoding right-handed parallel beta-helix repeat-containing protein encodes MRLFRLMKLFFIINLLVICSVKGDEVPFIFNYTESAEPGETIGLQGYGFGEKSKIWYALLNNEGTEVKPSKELMALTQSDIYIAVQIPEAEQTGVYAIWVVNNDVWSSPVFINKARVKTAEFDEVMPGCRFRVFGSNMKIGDFNTMARLVDKFGVSYNVTMKSIDDNIAELTTPENLKVGESYKLYVNNGAGGEMGESVFEESLFVREKKDDLLRLEVPWGGDFDFAKNVYNVKTDKRLQLKAMGDGVTNDQKAIQKAIDMAASQGGGVVYLPAGSYKIEYESGCGILMQSRVVLRGAGKEKTIIKYGYGKPFSTERVKGKYGWPLGWPDCRLEGMGLVFPGFISTCGLSDLSFVNVNECGHFLHTVKNMPEGGEKVFVKNCYFDFSNGWGLTLVNIDKLLVSNSEFKSMTVDVRGINAPTRTWPWDFKNSYNMIVRDNHYFYNAGRFGVNGCHHALFENNVFVRNGDYQAKGETGGLNMDYVTDMIILNNSFLVKGHPILARNQGETILSQGGDPNQMTLGTVSEATAITIKDSKQEWQDFTDRVSTAWQYAVHPTNYMVAIVSGKGAGQWRTIIHNNDTVLTVDRPWDVIPDKGSHYIINQWSAYQLLVKDNMLKDNHQGIMMYCGGNDIAIVGNKLTNSSGIYLRADQRMAKKRYNLLWNTVVSGNQCVDTDGRRAAFVSLLLAVEKDQDLFGIGALGVVVRRNTVKAYIPNVTNSPIKAEGFLNYMGEQAAGNSKIGVNVPGILGSVWEYNNAINTDNAFIIGKGTHHVIIKKNQLENVPNPIFDLIDKKQKMGAKYIVTDIK; translated from the coding sequence ATGAGACTGTTTAGATTAATGAAATTGTTTTTCATAATAAATTTATTGGTGATTTGTTCTGTAAAAGGGGATGAAGTTCCTTTTATTTTTAATTATACAGAATCAGCTGAACCGGGTGAAACCATCGGTTTGCAGGGGTATGGATTTGGTGAAAAATCAAAAATTTGGTATGCTTTATTGAATAATGAAGGAACAGAAGTTAAGCCTTCTAAGGAATTAATGGCATTAACTCAGTCTGATATTTATATTGCAGTGCAGATTCCTGAAGCAGAGCAGACAGGGGTTTATGCTATTTGGGTCGTAAATAATGATGTATGGAGTTCTCCAGTTTTTATTAATAAGGCCCGCGTTAAGACAGCAGAATTTGACGAAGTTATGCCTGGATGTAGGTTTAGAGTTTTTGGGAGTAATATGAAGATTGGCGATTTTAATACTATGGCTCGGCTGGTTGATAAATTCGGTGTTTCGTATAATGTCACGATGAAAAGCATTGATGACAATATTGCTGAGTTGACGACTCCTGAAAACTTGAAAGTAGGTGAAAGTTATAAACTTTATGTGAATAATGGAGCCGGTGGGGAAATGGGGGAGTCTGTGTTTGAAGAATCTCTTTTTGTGCGTGAAAAGAAAGATGATTTATTAAGGTTGGAAGTGCCTTGGGGAGGAGATTTTGATTTTGCGAAAAATGTTTACAATGTGAAGACTGATAAACGTTTGCAGTTAAAAGCAATGGGGGATGGAGTGACAAATGATCAAAAGGCCATTCAAAAGGCTATAGACATGGCTGCTTCTCAAGGTGGTGGTGTTGTTTATTTACCGGCAGGCAGTTATAAAATCGAATATGAATCCGGGTGTGGAATATTGATGCAATCGCGTGTCGTTTTACGTGGTGCAGGAAAAGAAAAGACGATTATAAAGTATGGATATGGCAAACCTTTTTCAACTGAACGAGTTAAGGGAAAGTATGGTTGGCCATTAGGCTGGCCGGATTGTCGTTTGGAAGGAATGGGGCTGGTTTTTCCGGGATTTATTTCAACATGTGGATTGTCTGATTTGTCATTTGTAAATGTGAATGAGTGCGGTCATTTTCTGCATACAGTGAAAAATATGCCGGAAGGAGGTGAAAAGGTCTTTGTTAAGAATTGCTATTTTGATTTTAGTAATGGGTGGGGATTGACTTTGGTGAATATAGATAAACTATTGGTATCTAATTCTGAATTTAAAAGTATGACGGTTGATGTTAGAGGTATAAATGCTCCAACACGTACTTGGCCATGGGATTTTAAAAATTCATATAATATGATTGTTCGTGATAATCATTATTTTTATAATGCAGGGAGATTTGGAGTGAATGGATGTCATCATGCCCTTTTTGAAAATAATGTTTTTGTTCGTAACGGGGATTATCAAGCCAAGGGAGAAACTGGTGGATTGAATATGGATTATGTTACTGATATGATAATTTTAAATAATTCCTTTTTGGTTAAAGGGCATCCAATACTTGCTCGTAATCAAGGAGAAACAATCTTAAGCCAAGGCGGTGATCCCAATCAGATGACGTTGGGAACAGTTAGTGAAGCTACAGCTATAACAATAAAGGATAGCAAACAAGAATGGCAGGATTTTACAGATCGAGTAAGTACTGCCTGGCAATATGCTGTTCATCCCACAAATTATATGGTAGCAATTGTCTCTGGAAAAGGTGCCGGTCAGTGGCGTACAATTATTCATAATAATGACACTGTTCTGACAGTGGATAGACCATGGGATGTGATTCCGGACAAAGGGAGCCATTATATTATTAACCAATGGTCTGCTTATCAGTTGTTAGTAAAAGATAATATGCTGAAAGACAATCATCAGGGAATTATGATGTATTGTGGAGGCAATGATATAGCTATTGTTGGAAATAAACTTACAAATTCAAGTGGAATTTATTTAAGAGCAGACCAGCGGATGGCTAAAAAAAGATATAACCTCTTATGGAATACGGTCGTTTCGGGAAATCAGTGTGTAGATACGGATGGAAGAAGGGCTGCTTTTGTAAGTTTGTTATTAGCAGTGGAAAAGGATCAAGATTTATTTGGTATTGGAGCATTGGGAGTGGTTGTTCGTCGGAATACGGTGAAAGCTTATATTCCAAATGTGACGAACAGTCCGATTAAGGCAGAAGGCTTTTTGAATTATATGGGAGAACAAGCCGCTGGAAATTCAAAGATCGGGGTGAATGTACCGGGTATTTTAGGGAGTGTTTGGGAATATAATAACGCGATCAATACAGATAATGCTTTCATTATAGGGAAGGGAACTCATCATGTAATAATAAAAAAGAATCAGCTGGAAAATGTGCCGAATCCTATATTTGATTTGATCGATAAAAAACAAAAAATGGGAGCAAAATATATAGTTACGGATATAAAATGA
- a CDS encoding SGNH/GDSL hydrolase family protein: MKKVFCGILCGLLWGGSNVNAQKVLSQEQAELQQLKKYEQNNPPKINMPLLVAEENEDLFGARLMRSSTLLATSSPERKQPVFVLIYGQSITGSKSFTDNIREYLEQKFPYANIRVENRSIGGFGGEQLIRPAVHDVYRACPDLIIFHVYGGEKHGELETFFSNVRRYTTADIILMNHHINGSQDVIKYNPSSYNYLQFIANKYNCELVNVTRNWSRYLTENNLQVKDLLRDNTHPNRNGNWLMAQLIGRHIQVNTLYPSDWYKMVRSYYVNTASDVNADNPIRFIGEPWKIENGVACGEKGKLRLDFEGSRVDIVAGILPPGKKRGSARIFIDGKPVSQNKSLYTITRPSAGPGTWFPLVRRIEHKSALIPETWMLKVTAVNSDSTVWSFDVYGSKTGFDGSGTSDRSFVSKSGRVVIQMEDFMFAKIKAVFKNVTKPGFEATWKVEPLFVDIYKSPIIEDEKVVYKTTIVQGLTNSAHTLEIVPIGDGLVPIEAIEVHQPPLK, translated from the coding sequence ATGAAAAAAGTATTTTGTGGAATTCTTTGTGGTCTGTTATGGGGAGGGAGTAATGTTAATGCTCAAAAAGTATTATCTCAGGAACAAGCAGAGTTGCAACAGTTAAAAAAGTATGAACAAAACAATCCTCCTAAAATAAATATGCCTTTGTTGGTTGCAGAGGAGAATGAGGATTTATTCGGTGCCCGTTTAATGCGTTCATCTACATTATTAGCGACAAGCAGCCCTGAACGAAAACAACCTGTTTTTGTACTGATTTATGGTCAGTCTATCACAGGTAGTAAAAGTTTTACAGATAATATACGGGAATATTTAGAGCAAAAATTTCCGTATGCAAATATACGGGTTGAAAATCGTTCTATCGGAGGTTTTGGTGGTGAACAGTTGATAAGGCCTGCGGTTCATGATGTTTATCGTGCTTGTCCTGATTTGATAATATTTCATGTTTATGGAGGTGAAAAACATGGAGAATTGGAAACCTTTTTTAGTAATGTTCGTAGATATACTACAGCTGATATCATTTTAATGAATCATCATATTAATGGGAGTCAGGATGTGATTAAGTACAATCCTTCTTCATATAACTATTTGCAATTTATAGCGAATAAATATAATTGTGAATTAGTGAATGTTACTAGAAATTGGAGTCGATATTTGACAGAAAATAATTTACAGGTGAAAGATCTTTTACGTGATAACACACATCCTAATCGAAATGGGAATTGGTTGATGGCTCAGTTGATAGGTCGTCATATACAAGTGAACACTTTATATCCAAGCGATTGGTATAAGATGGTTCGTAGTTATTATGTGAATACGGCGTCAGATGTAAATGCAGATAATCCGATTCGGTTTATAGGTGAACCTTGGAAAATAGAAAATGGGGTTGCTTGTGGTGAAAAAGGGAAATTGCGTTTGGATTTTGAGGGCAGTCGGGTAGATATTGTCGCGGGAATATTGCCGCCAGGAAAGAAAAGGGGATCTGCGCGTATTTTTATTGACGGTAAACCTGTTTCTCAAAATAAATCATTATATACAATTACTCGGCCAAGTGCAGGACCCGGAACTTGGTTCCCTCTTGTTCGTCGAATTGAACATAAATCAGCTTTGATTCCGGAAACCTGGATGTTGAAAGTTACAGCAGTAAATTCTGATTCAACAGTTTGGTCATTCGATGTGTATGGCTCTAAAACAGGTTTTGACGGTTCCGGAACCAGTGACCGTTCTTTTGTTTCAAAATCAGGGAGAGTTGTAATTCAAATGGAAGATTTTATGTTTGCTAAAATTAAAGCAGTTTTTAAAAATGTCACCAAGCCGGGCTTTGAGGCGACTTGGAAAGTAGAGCCTCTTTTTGTGGATATTTATAAATCTCCTATAATTGAGGATGAAAAAGTAGTTTACAAGACAACGATTGTTCAAGGGTTGACTAATTCTGCCCATACATTGGAAATAGTCCCGATTGGTGATGGTCTTGTACCTATTGAGGCGATAGAAGTACATCAACCACCTTTGAAATAG
- a CDS encoding glycoside hydrolase family 88/105 protein, whose product MKVRLALFLLFASLSIPCVSKEKIDSSMCALDVACLIGDRLVKETPFAYKLELESNSNIFNGIQKVDFGRNYTVGRPAVAYAYTQLTTQEDREFIVQLGHNDACMIWLNGQEVYRKEGCRELVFLYEERSIELPFRVALKLKKGINTLLIKSVGRCEKWQVYLQPPTMKGAVVEEQDYPEIGLNRMEQVDKSIASVTNWLIIGPFSGEKGLNPIYPPEKNQEFGFMYAGLKGPVTWTIPKIDIIGNLIDSKPWGTNYHWNYHNGGLAWAMKVLSEMTGKTKYGKYADEFCDFQLRSVPFISYEKNVLGKDNVPNGLLTNTPLLDFKLAPSLPFIYRLRKEASFVNRAEYLSFIDSMLVYAKEKQIRLPGYSLFTRVTPQKYTTWVDDMFMGIPFLIQAALFSNTDADREYYFNDAANQILDFNKIVWDETADLYVHARYSDSDKKMPHWSRANGWGMWAMSEVLLYLPENHPHYREILKHFRKHAKSLIRYQNERGFWPNVVDYPESRDEVSGTAIFVMAMARGIREKWLDRKIYQPVVEKAWNAIKTQIDKNGTVYNICYGTMCTDDVNYYINRPFYEDDTHGLFAVLFAAMEIHKLVEK is encoded by the coding sequence ATGAAAGTACGATTGGCTCTTTTTTTACTCTTTGCAAGTTTGAGCATTCCATGTGTTTCGAAGGAAAAAATAGATTCTTCTATGTGTGCCTTGGATGTGGCTTGTTTGATTGGAGATAGATTGGTGAAGGAAACACCATTTGCTTATAAGCTGGAACTGGAAAGCAATAGTAATATATTTAATGGTATTCAGAAGGTCGATTTTGGTCGTAATTATACGGTTGGAAGACCGGCAGTTGCGTATGCTTATACGCAACTAACCACTCAGGAAGATAGAGAATTTATTGTCCAACTAGGTCATAATGACGCTTGTATGATTTGGTTAAATGGACAGGAGGTGTATCGGAAAGAGGGGTGTCGTGAATTGGTGTTTTTATATGAAGAACGTAGCATCGAGTTGCCTTTTCGTGTTGCCTTGAAGTTGAAAAAAGGAATAAATACTCTTCTCATCAAATCAGTTGGCAGATGTGAAAAATGGCAAGTTTATTTACAACCTCCTACGATGAAAGGAGCTGTGGTTGAGGAACAGGATTATCCTGAAATTGGACTGAATCGGATGGAACAGGTGGATAAATCGATTGCTTCTGTAACAAATTGGTTGATAATCGGCCCTTTTTCGGGTGAAAAAGGGTTAAACCCCATATATCCTCCTGAGAAAAATCAAGAGTTTGGATTTATGTATGCCGGTTTGAAAGGACCGGTTACTTGGACAATACCTAAAATTGATATAATAGGAAATTTGATTGACTCTAAGCCTTGGGGTACTAATTATCATTGGAATTACCATAATGGTGGTTTGGCTTGGGCTATGAAGGTTTTATCAGAGATGACGGGAAAAACGAAGTATGGTAAATATGCTGATGAATTTTGTGATTTTCAGTTGAGAAGTGTTCCTTTTATTTCGTATGAAAAGAATGTATTGGGGAAAGATAATGTGCCGAACGGACTACTTACTAATACCCCATTACTCGATTTTAAATTGGCTCCGTCTCTCCCTTTTATTTATCGCTTGCGGAAGGAAGCTTCTTTTGTAAATCGGGCTGAATATCTTTCGTTTATTGATAGTATGTTGGTTTATGCTAAGGAAAAACAGATTCGTTTGCCCGGTTACAGTCTTTTTACTCGTGTGACACCTCAAAAATATACAACTTGGGTGGATGATATGTTTATGGGGATTCCTTTTTTGATTCAAGCTGCTTTGTTTTCAAATACAGATGCAGATCGGGAGTATTATTTTAATGATGCTGCCAACCAAATATTAGACTTCAATAAGATTGTTTGGGATGAGACTGCTGATTTATATGTACATGCTCGTTATTCAGATAGTGATAAAAAGATGCCTCATTGGTCTCGTGCAAATGGTTGGGGAATGTGGGCTATGAGCGAAGTATTATTGTATTTGCCTGAAAATCATCCACACTATAGGGAAATATTAAAACATTTTCGTAAACATGCTAAGTCTTTAATTCGTTATCAGAATGAGCGGGGCTTTTGGCCGAATGTAGTGGATTATCCGGAATCACGTGATGAGGTTTCCGGGACAGCAATTTTTGTAATGGCTATGGCTAGAGGTATCCGTGAAAAATGGCTGGATCGTAAGATTTATCAACCCGTAGTGGAAAAAGCCTGGAATGCAATTAAGACGCAAATTGATAAAAATGGGACTGTTTATAATATCTGTTATGGGACTATGTGTACAGACGATGTTAATTATTATATAAATCGTCCTTTTTATGAAGATGATACGCATGGTCTTTTCGCTGTTCTTTTTGCTGCAATGGAAATCCATAAATTAGTAGAAAAATAA
- a CDS encoding glycosyl hydrolase family 28-related protein yields MYKINFLLLLLLSVLNGIYAQQKPMVFNHNETALPGDAFNVQGSGWSKNVELWGTVVKGNENSLSPSFPIKMISADEGCVTGVFPLEMSYRKNVLIAVWVKEGELYSEPFFLNRSRAVTIEFEEVMPGYVFRIFGRNLSLPGCKPIVTFIHPNSKQQHQAVVVKAEPYVLTVQAPFDLEAGTHYQVMVNNGAGGAYGNSLAEERLFAREKSEDPFSLQVPWGSDFVFYKNVYNVRTDSRLKHLAKGDGISNDRISLQDAIDKAHAAGGGVVYLPAGVYKLVFDKGCGLVMRSNVVLKGEGPEQTIIQYGFGIPPSYPDPIGVGGWPDYTNEGVAFLWPLHTKLSGLSDLKVQNVNESGLWRHSMKTICPLNKAKGASGSCFFAVNCHFDLSVAWGISWGYVDKMLIANCNFRSYANITWPWMWHCDGSTNFVIRNNRVFYSAGRFGFSNSFNGIIENNHITRMGDLQAFKGETGGFNIDFSKDMVVMNNLLDVEGDSIVDRNMGETILSQGGNPIGQSLGRVEKASEFSVTDRTQNWNQLRTSDLSTCSVVAIIKGKGAGQWRRIKKNDKHTIWIERPWAVIPDESSNYVVTNWSAEDWLVKGNILKENNRGIWFYCGGTDIAIVENQLNNSEGIYLRSDQRVEVGRYNLMWNAVVEGNTVIRTGKKRPAAICSVLAIQKNDTLTGIGSLGIEFRRNTIISSRPNVSSFIPGEGYWNEVRSTTMDALNHVKGIVGTVFDGNTSINMDYAYRLSERGVTQTVIKDPMDKNAGRLTNIIIEDGNSARLFKTSEVKEVDPFAPYLGKSPSLHMHLGSEVQNGVIIDKVVFNSREYKTNTGIDSTKIFAAIARPERPGRYPGLLVLHGGGGAAEVEKAKKWATKGYVVVTVDEPGVANTDNTPNSKGPWNNLKYGENRFIVKPDITSSTIFDAVLASLQGLYLLKEQPDVIPDKIGVVGISWGGYLTTMISGLAGSSVAASFSVFGSGFYDASTVFLKELDTMDPFHKATWLRWLDAGRRAYCIQNPFFIAAATNDNWFYPQAVKNTLQHISAPVNHVFSQNVSHKIDLPGGTENKKESSPGWTEMEEVYFDYYLKGNGKRFPKIKTIKAEKRGTSFVCVSFVVDSDTPIRQATVNYAFVGEVPTKRKWMTVSAKCIKKNHYEVLIPLQNLGKNAVEFYGTVSDNRPVSVSSNMIWYSN; encoded by the coding sequence ATGTATAAGATCAATTTTTTGTTATTGTTGCTGCTTTCTGTTTTGAATGGAATATATGCACAGCAAAAGCCAATGGTTTTTAATCATAATGAAACCGCTCTGCCGGGTGATGCTTTTAATGTTCAGGGAAGTGGGTGGAGTAAAAATGTTGAATTATGGGGAACTGTAGTTAAAGGCAATGAAAACTCATTATCTCCTTCATTCCCGATTAAAATGATTAGTGCGGATGAAGGCTGTGTGACCGGTGTTTTTCCATTAGAGATGAGTTACAGGAAAAACGTCTTAATCGCTGTTTGGGTTAAAGAAGGAGAGCTGTATAGTGAACCGTTTTTTTTAAACAGGAGTAGAGCGGTGACTATAGAATTTGAAGAAGTAATGCCGGGTTATGTGTTTCGTATTTTTGGTAGAAATTTGTCATTACCGGGATGTAAACCTATTGTGACTTTTATTCATCCGAATTCGAAGCAGCAGCATCAGGCTGTTGTGGTGAAGGCTGAACCTTATGTGTTGACGGTTCAAGCTCCTTTTGATTTAGAAGCAGGAACTCACTATCAAGTAATGGTGAATAATGGAGCCGGAGGTGCTTATGGAAATTCTCTGGCGGAAGAACGTTTGTTTGCCCGTGAAAAAAGCGAAGATCCTTTTTCTTTACAAGTACCTTGGGGCAGTGATTTTGTTTTTTATAAAAATGTCTATAATGTGCGAACGGATTCTCGATTAAAGCATTTGGCAAAAGGAGATGGGATATCTAATGATCGGATTTCACTACAAGATGCAATAGATAAGGCTCATGCAGCAGGGGGAGGAGTAGTCTACTTACCTGCCGGGGTTTATAAGTTAGTTTTCGATAAAGGCTGCGGACTTGTTATGCGCTCTAATGTTGTGCTGAAAGGTGAGGGGCCTGAGCAGACTATTATTCAGTATGGTTTTGGTATTCCTCCTTCTTATCCCGATCCGATTGGTGTTGGAGGATGGCCGGATTATACCAATGAGGGAGTCGCTTTTTTATGGCCTTTGCATACTAAATTGAGCGGACTGTCTGATTTAAAGGTTCAGAATGTAAATGAATCTGGACTGTGGCGGCATAGTATGAAAACGATTTGTCCGTTAAATAAGGCGAAAGGGGCTTCCGGATCTTGTTTTTTTGCAGTTAATTGTCATTTTGATTTGTCTGTTGCATGGGGTATTTCATGGGGATATGTGGATAAGATGTTAATTGCAAATTGTAATTTCAGAAGTTATGCAAATATAACTTGGCCTTGGATGTGGCATTGCGATGGATCTACTAATTTTGTGATCCGTAATAATCGTGTATTTTACAGTGCCGGACGTTTTGGCTTCAGTAATAGTTTTAATGGGATTATAGAAAATAATCATATTACTCGAATGGGTGACTTACAGGCTTTTAAGGGAGAAACAGGTGGTTTTAATATTGACTTTTCAAAAGATATGGTTGTTATGAATAACCTATTGGATGTGGAGGGGGATTCTATTGTGGATCGTAATATGGGGGAAACAATTTTGAGCCAAGGAGGCAATCCTATAGGTCAGTCGTTAGGGAGAGTAGAAAAGGCTTCTGAATTTTCAGTGACAGATAGGACACAAAATTGGAATCAACTTCGTACTTCTGATCTTTCGACTTGTTCCGTTGTCGCTATTATAAAAGGAAAAGGAGCTGGACAGTGGAGACGGATAAAGAAGAATGATAAGCATACCATTTGGATCGAAAGACCTTGGGCGGTGATTCCTGATGAAAGTAGTAATTATGTTGTTACAAATTGGTCTGCTGAAGATTGGTTGGTGAAGGGCAATATTTTGAAGGAAAATAATCGTGGTATTTGGTTCTATTGTGGAGGAACTGATATTGCAATTGTTGAAAATCAGTTGAATAATTCAGAGGGGATTTATTTGCGATCGGATCAGCGGGTCGAGGTTGGTCGTTATAATTTGATGTGGAATGCTGTTGTGGAAGGAAATACGGTTATAAGAACCGGTAAAAAACGACCGGCAGCAATCTGTTCTGTGTTGGCAATTCAAAAAAATGACACTTTGACCGGTATTGGTAGTTTGGGAATTGAATTTCGTCGGAATACGATTATTTCTTCTCGTCCGAACGTGAGTTCGTTTATTCCCGGAGAAGGCTATTGGAATGAAGTTCGCTCTACGACAATGGATGCTTTAAATCATGTGAAGGGTATTGTCGGAACTGTATTTGATGGAAATACATCCATTAATATGGATTATGCTTATCGGCTTAGCGAACGAGGAGTTACGCAGACCGTAATTAAAGATCCTATGGATAAAAATGCAGGTCGGTTGACCAATATTATTATAGAAGATGGAAATTCAGCTCGACTATTTAAGACATCGGAGGTAAAAGAGGTAGATCCTTTTGCTCCCTATTTGGGTAAATCTCCGTCTTTGCATATGCATTTAGGTTCAGAAGTACAAAATGGAGTGATTATTGATAAAGTGGTATTTAATTCTCGTGAGTATAAAACAAATACAGGGATAGATTCGACAAAAATCTTTGCTGCCATTGCTCGTCCGGAACGTCCCGGTCGTTATCCCGGATTATTGGTACTACATGGAGGCGGGGGTGCTGCAGAAGTGGAAAAAGCAAAAAAATGGGCAACCAAGGGATATGTGGTGGTAACGGTGGATGAACCGGGAGTTGCCAATACTGATAATACCCCGAATAGTAAGGGGCCATGGAATAATTTGAAGTATGGTGAGAATCGTTTTATTGTTAAACCGGATATTACTTCAAGTACAATTTTTGATGCAGTTTTAGCCTCTTTACAAGGTCTTTATTTGTTAAAAGAGCAACCGGATGTTATTCCTGATAAAATTGGTGTTGTTGGAATTTCATGGGGAGGATATTTGACAACTATGATTTCTGGGCTTGCCGGTTCTTCTGTGGCTGCATCTTTTTCTGTTTTTGGTTCCGGATTTTATGATGCAAGTACGGTATTTTTGAAGGAGTTAGATACAATGGATCCTTTCCATAAAGCTACTTGGTTGAGATGGCTGGATGCCGGTAGGCGAGCTTATTGTATTCAGAATCCATTTTTTATAGCAGCGGCAACAAATGATAATTGGTTTTATCCTCAAGCTGTAAAAAATACACTTCAGCATATTTCGGCTCCCGTTAACCATGTTTTCTCACAAAATGTCAGTCATAAAATAGACTTACCTGGAGGAACGGAAAACAAGAAGGAAAGCTCACCTGGTTGGACAGAAATGGAAGAAGTTTATTTTGATTATTATTTGAAAGGAAATGGAAAGCGATTCCCTAAGATTAAGACGATCAAGGCTGAAAAAAGAGGAACATCTTTTGTTTGTGTATCATTTGTCGTTGATAGCGATACTCCAATAAGGCAAGCAACAGTTAATTATGCTTTTGTGGGAGAAGTTCCGACTAAGCGTAAATGGATGACCGTATCAGCTAAATGTATAAAGAAAAATCACTATGAGGTTTTAATTCCTCTTCAAAATTTAGGGAAGAATGCTGTTGAGTTTTACGGAACGGTTTCTGATAATCGTCCGGTTTCTGTTTCAAGTAATATGATTTGGTATTCAAATTGA